CCACGACCATGCGGCACTCCTCGCCCATTGGGGATGCTGTCGCCATGATCCGGACGGTTTGTGGAGAATCGCCGTCACCAGGGAGCGACACCACGCAGGTCGTATCGGCAGCCTCGGCAAAGACCTGATCGAGAAACGTATTGAAGGCGGGACGGCACTCCTCGGTGACTAAAATCCCGAACGGTCGGCCGATCAGATGGGAGCGTTCTTTACTTAGAAGCTTGGCGCCGAGAAAATTAACAGCCCGAATAGTCCCGTCCTTCGCTAAGGTCAGGTAGCCTGCGGGAGCGAAATCGTAGAGATCCGTGTACTTTGCCAGGGCGGTTTCGACTTCGGCTCGCGTCTTGCGTAACTCTTCGTTTTGCATCTCCAGTTCTATCTGGTGAACCTGGAGTTCGTGCAGAAGACGCATCGCCTCC
This DNA window, taken from Bacteroidota bacterium, encodes the following:
- a CDS encoding PAS domain-containing protein — its product is MSRQKRKSQDSEDLGHCAEAELDNCDAEADLPQNEAEAMRLLHELQVHQIELEMQNEELRKTRAEVETALAKYTDLYDFAPAGYLTLAKDGTIRAVNFLGAKLLSKERSHLIGRPFGILVTEECRPAFNTFLDQVFAEAADTTCVVSLPGDGDSPQTVRIMATASPMGEECRMVV